The following are from one region of the Capsicum annuum cultivar UCD-10X-F1 chromosome 1, UCD10Xv1.1, whole genome shotgun sequence genome:
- the LOC107867167 gene encoding uncharacterized protein LOC107867167, translated as MAIHGHSLRRRYKNAAEEIQKNQCPELFNVVTMGFSIDEEDDAIASHRPNAATGEPENTTGPTAFTGASDNENAGAFEAGSQQANTQGEYTRSSNVDEKEKCKKRKRIAENDNETFRKGMMEVI; from the coding sequence ATGGCTATTCATGGTCATTCGCTAAGAAGACGATACAAAAATGCCGCTGAGGaaattcaaaagaatcaatgtcCAGAACTTTTTAATGTCGTGACTATGGGATTTTCTATTGATGAAGAGGACGATGCTATTGCTAGCCATAGACCAAATGCGGCTACTGGAGAACCTGAAAATACTACTGGACCTACTGCATTTACCGGAGCATCTGACAATGAAAATGCTGGAGCATTTGAAGCTGGATCCCAACAAGCCAACACACAAGGTGAGTATACTAGATCATCTAATGTCGACGAAAAGGAGAaatgcaagaaaagaaaaagaatagcgGAGAATGATAATGAGACATTTCGTAAAGGTATGATGGAGGTTATATGA
- the LOC107867157 gene encoding flavonoid 3'-monooxygenase CYP75B137 isoform X2, with protein sequence MSLKFFKSLFDSFPWPLQELNIEQKGVLFSYFLGLLALLYFLWLLINKSKNGQQLPLPPGPKPLPLIGNLHSLDPELHIYFPSLSKTYGPICTLWLGKKVGIVITSPALAREVLKDQDTIFANRDVPAAGREATYGGKDIVWTPYGPKGRMLRKICVRDMLSASILDSVYALRRRELRQTINYFYNQVGSPVNIGEQMFLTMLNVITNMLWGGTIKGLSWFYLQGVTKKMKVLVKSFDNIFESMIEQRQKLDRNGVGQESKDFLQVLLKLKDEADAKMPLSMTELKALLMDMVTGGTDTTSNAVEFAMAEITNKPDVMRKLQQELETVVGKDNIVEESHIQQLPYLYAVMKEVLRIHPTLPLLVPHCPSETCAVGGYTVPKGSRVFINVWAIQRDPSIWKNPTEFHPERFLDGKWDYSGNDFSYFPFGSGRRICAGIAMAERMFMYSLASLIHSFDWKLPEGETLDLTEKFGIVLKKKVPLVALPVPRLSNPTLYE encoded by the exons ATGTCTCTCAAATTCTTCAAATCTCTCTTTGATTCTTTCCCATGGCCCCTTCAAGAACTCAACATTGAGCAAAAGGGTGTCttgttttcctattttcttgGTCTTTTGGCTTTACTATACTTCCTTTGGCTTCTCATCAACAAGTCAAAAAATGGACAACAACTACCATTGCCACCAGGACCTAAACCTTTGCCTTTGATAGGTAATCTCCATTCTCTTGATCCTGAACTCCACATATATTTTCCATCTCTATCCAAAACTTATGGCCCCATTTGTACACTTTGGCTTGGTAAAAAAGTTGGGATTGTTATTACATCCCCTGCATTAGCTCGCGAGGTACTTAAGGATCAAGATACCATATTTGCTAATAGAGATGTACCTGCTGCTGGTAGAGAAGCTACATATGGTGGCAAAGACATAGTTTGGACTCCTTATGGACCTAAAGGGCGCATGTTGAGGAAGATTTGTGTTCGGGATATGCTTAGTGCTTCTATCTTGGATTCTGTTTATGCACTACGGAGAAGGGAGCTTAGACAAACGATCAATTACTTTTATAATCAAGTAGGATCGCCTGTGAATATTGGTGAACAGATGTTCTTGACCATGCTTAATGTGATTACAAACATGTTATGGGGTGGCACAATAAAGG GCTTGTCCTGGTTTTATTTGCAGGGTGTTACTAAGAAGATGAAGGTGTTGGTAAAGAGCTTTGATAACATATTTGAGAGCATGATTGAGCAAAGACAAAAATTGGATAGAAATGGTGTTGGCCAAGAAAGCAAGGACTTTTTGCAAGTTTTGCTGAAGTTGAAAGATGAAGCAGATGCCAAAATGCCCCTGTCTATGACTGAACTCAAAGCACTACTTATG GATATGGTTACAGGTGGAACTGACACAACCTCCAACGCGGTTGAGTTTGCCATGGCTGAAATTACGAACAAACCAGACGTCATGAGGAAATTACAACAAGAGCTAGAGACAGTTGTGGGAAAAGATAATATTGTGGAAGAGTCTCATATTCAGCAATTACCATATCTCTATGCAGTTATGAAAGAAGTCTTGCGCATACACCCAACTCTTCCACTCTTGGTGCCGCATTGTCCTAGTGAGACATGCGCTGTGGGAGGATACACTGTTCCTAAAGGATCTCGTGTTTTCATAAATGTATGGGCTATACAGAGAGATCCTTCTATCTGGAAAAATCCAACTGAGTTCCATCCGGAGAGATTCTTGGACGGTAAATGGGACTATAGTGGAAATGATTTCAGTTACTTTCCGTTTGGTTCTGGCAGAAGAATCTGCGCGGGAATAGCCATGGCAGAGAGGATGTTCATGTATTCACTAGCTTCGCTCATTCATTCTTTCGACTGGAAGTTGCCTGAAGGAGAGACATTAGATCTTACGGAGAAGTTTGGTATTGTTTTGAAGAAGAAAGTGCCTCTAGTGGCTCTACCTGTTCCGAGATTATCTAATCCAACACTCTATGAGTAA
- the LOC107867157 gene encoding flavonoid 3'-monooxygenase CYP75B137 isoform X1, protein MSLKFFKSLFDSFPWPLQELNIEQKGVLFSYFLGLLALLYFLWLLINKSKNGQQLPLPPGPKPLPLIGNLHSLDPELHIYFPSLSKTYGPICTLWLGKKVGIVITSPALAREVLKDQDTIFANRDVPAAGREATYGGKDIVWTPYGPKGRMLRKICVRDMLSASILDSVYALRRRELRQTINYFYNQVGSPVNIGEQMFLTMLNVITNMLWGGTIKGEERASLGAEFRHAVSDLTGLLGTPNVSDFYPGLSWFYLQGVTKKMKVLVKSFDNIFESMIEQRQKLDRNGVGQESKDFLQVLLKLKDEADAKMPLSMTELKALLMDMVTGGTDTTSNAVEFAMAEITNKPDVMRKLQQELETVVGKDNIVEESHIQQLPYLYAVMKEVLRIHPTLPLLVPHCPSETCAVGGYTVPKGSRVFINVWAIQRDPSIWKNPTEFHPERFLDGKWDYSGNDFSYFPFGSGRRICAGIAMAERMFMYSLASLIHSFDWKLPEGETLDLTEKFGIVLKKKVPLVALPVPRLSNPTLYE, encoded by the exons ATGTCTCTCAAATTCTTCAAATCTCTCTTTGATTCTTTCCCATGGCCCCTTCAAGAACTCAACATTGAGCAAAAGGGTGTCttgttttcctattttcttgGTCTTTTGGCTTTACTATACTTCCTTTGGCTTCTCATCAACAAGTCAAAAAATGGACAACAACTACCATTGCCACCAGGACCTAAACCTTTGCCTTTGATAGGTAATCTCCATTCTCTTGATCCTGAACTCCACATATATTTTCCATCTCTATCCAAAACTTATGGCCCCATTTGTACACTTTGGCTTGGTAAAAAAGTTGGGATTGTTATTACATCCCCTGCATTAGCTCGCGAGGTACTTAAGGATCAAGATACCATATTTGCTAATAGAGATGTACCTGCTGCTGGTAGAGAAGCTACATATGGTGGCAAAGACATAGTTTGGACTCCTTATGGACCTAAAGGGCGCATGTTGAGGAAGATTTGTGTTCGGGATATGCTTAGTGCTTCTATCTTGGATTCTGTTTATGCACTACGGAGAAGGGAGCTTAGACAAACGATCAATTACTTTTATAATCAAGTAGGATCGCCTGTGAATATTGGTGAACAGATGTTCTTGACCATGCTTAATGTGATTACAAACATGTTATGGGGTGGCACAATAAAGGGTGAGGAAAGAGCTAGTCTTGGAGCTGAGTTTAGGCATGCTGTGTCTGATTTGACTGGGCTGTTGGGTACTCCAAATGTTTCTGATTTTTACCCAGGCTTGTCCTGGTTTTATTTGCAGGGTGTTACTAAGAAGATGAAGGTGTTGGTAAAGAGCTTTGATAACATATTTGAGAGCATGATTGAGCAAAGACAAAAATTGGATAGAAATGGTGTTGGCCAAGAAAGCAAGGACTTTTTGCAAGTTTTGCTGAAGTTGAAAGATGAAGCAGATGCCAAAATGCCCCTGTCTATGACTGAACTCAAAGCACTACTTATG GATATGGTTACAGGTGGAACTGACACAACCTCCAACGCGGTTGAGTTTGCCATGGCTGAAATTACGAACAAACCAGACGTCATGAGGAAATTACAACAAGAGCTAGAGACAGTTGTGGGAAAAGATAATATTGTGGAAGAGTCTCATATTCAGCAATTACCATATCTCTATGCAGTTATGAAAGAAGTCTTGCGCATACACCCAACTCTTCCACTCTTGGTGCCGCATTGTCCTAGTGAGACATGCGCTGTGGGAGGATACACTGTTCCTAAAGGATCTCGTGTTTTCATAAATGTATGGGCTATACAGAGAGATCCTTCTATCTGGAAAAATCCAACTGAGTTCCATCCGGAGAGATTCTTGGACGGTAAATGGGACTATAGTGGAAATGATTTCAGTTACTTTCCGTTTGGTTCTGGCAGAAGAATCTGCGCGGGAATAGCCATGGCAGAGAGGATGTTCATGTATTCACTAGCTTCGCTCATTCATTCTTTCGACTGGAAGTTGCCTGAAGGAGAGACATTAGATCTTACGGAGAAGTTTGGTATTGTTTTGAAGAAGAAAGTGCCTCTAGTGGCTCTACCTGTTCCGAGATTATCTAATCCAACACTCTATGAGTAA